In one Candidatus Scalindua japonica genomic region, the following are encoded:
- a CDS encoding ferritin-like domain-containing protein produces MDIYKYAMQMELDGKHFYHDLSKKTNNTGIKSILTMMAESEAKHYNVILSMQKNDKTQYSADTEVLTKVKNIFMTMKEEKKIDIDNSQVEIYKKALDVEINSEKFYQERADAEKDTYRKELFLTLANEEKNHCVILKNLVNLTEAPDNLW; encoded by the coding sequence ATGGATATATATAAATACGCAATGCAAATGGAGTTAGATGGTAAACATTTTTACCATGATTTGTCTAAGAAAACAAATAATACGGGTATTAAGAGTATACTGACTATGATGGCCGAATCTGAGGCCAAACACTATAATGTAATCTTGAGTATGCAAAAAAATGATAAAACACAATATTCGGCGGATACTGAAGTATTAACAAAGGTAAAAAATATTTTCATGACAATGAAAGAAGAAAAGAAAATTGATATTGATAATTCACAAGTAGAAATTTATAAAAAGGCTTTGGACGTTGAGATAAATAGCGAAAAATTTTATCAGGAAAGGGCAGACGCTGAGAAAGACACTTATAGAAAGGAACTATTTTTAACGTTAGCAAACGAAGAAAAAAATCATTGTGTTATACTGAAAAACTTAGTTAATCTTACGGAAGCACCGGATAATTTGTGGTAA